In one window of Dokdonia sp. PRO95 DNA:
- a CDS encoding carboxypeptidase-like regulatory domain-containing protein: MKKIILNLLLFAAVAVGYAQEIDNTSTPPEASTELEDGYIDGKVLSSSTDITLQNVNILNLSNFKGATTDKYGKFEIKAEVNDTLYFSYLGYKSLKVRVSGDWIKYGDVKIQMTEIGIALEEVVVQELELTGYLEIDAKKVPIYSNQRYSISGLNSGYEVGKSQPGAISRVLSSIFNPADFLYNIFSRKKGQLRKLRQMKEDDKVRNLLERKFDRETLSALLQIDRVDIDAILKNCSYSDNFIMSANDLQILDAISECYEEYRVLQKRD, from the coding sequence ATGAAGAAGATCATACTAAACCTACTTTTATTCGCTGCCGTGGCAGTAGGATATGCTCAAGAAATAGATAACACATCTACACCACCCGAAGCTTCAACAGAACTAGAGGATGGGTATATAGATGGAAAAGTATTGAGCAGTAGCACAGATATTACCTTACAGAACGTAAATATCCTCAACCTCTCTAATTTTAAAGGAGCAACTACAGATAAGTACGGTAAGTTTGAAATTAAAGCTGAAGTTAATGACACCTTATACTTCTCTTACCTAGGATACAAATCTCTCAAAGTACGCGTAAGCGGTGACTGGATTAAGTATGGGGATGTAAAAATCCAAATGACCGAAATAGGAATTGCACTAGAAGAAGTTGTCGTTCAAGAATTAGAGCTTACTGGATATCTAGAAATTGACGCAAAGAAAGTCCCTATTTATAGCAATCAGCGATACAGTATATCTGGATTAAACTCTGGTTATGAGGTAGGCAAAAGTCAGCCAGGCGCGATATCACGAGTCTTAAGTTCTATTTTTAATCCCGCAGATTTTCTTTATAATATTTTTAGCAGAAAGAAAGGTCAACTTCGCAAGCTTAGGCAAATGAAGGAAGATGACAAAGTGCGCAACTTACTAGAACGTAAATTTGATCGAGAAACCCTGAGTGCTCTTTTACAGATAGATCGTGTTGATATAGACGCCATACTTAAAAATTGTAGCTACTCAGATAATTTTATCATGAGCGCAAATGATCTTCAAATCCTCGATGCAATAAGTGAATGTTATGAGGAGTACAGAGTGCTTCAGAAAAGAGATTAA
- a CDS encoding head GIN domain-containing protein: MSLQRQIVHFLSTLSRKRNLILLLHIALLFSCDTENANDCLQTDGDIITYEIELPVFTKIQMEDDIRVILKQGSEQQVVIETGENLVSDLYFEVTEETLVLQNNNSCNILREYGRTLVTITSPNINFIRQASSFDIESEGLLTYPSLTIWSNTSPNGINIDDPNKSGNIYLNLDVSSLTISANGSSNFKISGRADQMNINFSDEFPQFDGRDFLVDDIQFRHTSAATMVFNPINSLKGTIHATGDVIALKEPPLVEVEVLFTGQLIFED; the protein is encoded by the coding sequence ATGAGTTTACAAAGACAAATAGTACATTTTTTAAGTACGCTTTCGCGAAAGCGCAACCTCATCCTACTCCTTCATATCGCACTGCTATTCTCTTGTGATACAGAAAATGCAAATGATTGCTTACAAACGGATGGTGATATCATCACTTATGAAATTGAATTACCTGTGTTCACAAAAATCCAAATGGAAGATGACATTCGTGTGATCCTAAAACAAGGATCTGAACAACAAGTAGTTATTGAAACAGGCGAAAATCTTGTATCAGACCTATATTTTGAAGTGACCGAGGAAACACTCGTATTACAAAATAATAATAGTTGCAATATTTTAAGAGAGTATGGACGAACGTTAGTTACAATAACGTCCCCTAACATTAATTTTATAAGGCAAGCATCCTCCTTTGACATAGAAAGTGAAGGACTTCTGACCTACCCATCTCTCACGATATGGAGTAATACAAGCCCAAACGGTATCAATATAGACGATCCTAATAAAAGTGGGAACATCTATCTGAATCTTGATGTATCGTCATTAACAATATCTGCAAATGGTTCTAGCAACTTTAAAATATCTGGTAGAGCAGATCAAATGAATATCAACTTTAGTGATGAGTTTCCACAGTTTGATGGGAGAGACTTTCTAGTGGATGATATCCAGTTTAGACACACAAGCGCCGCAACGATGGTGTTTAACCCCATAAACAGTCTCAAAGGCACCATACACGCCACAGGTGATGTAATTGCTTTAAAGGAACCACCTTTAGTCGAGGTAGAAGTGCTATTTACGGGACAACTTATCTTTGAAGACTAA
- a CDS encoding LysM peptidoglycan-binding domain-containing protein yields the protein MVKAKYQNVLDLGEKLNIQNGDVKEENGVLHVTGTATNQYEKNQLWDAIKAAGGENPGDIVADIKVADTSVYARHTVASGDTLGKIAKHYYGDAMKYKEIFEANKDILKNPDVIHPDQNLVIPNLG from the coding sequence ATGGTAAAAGCAAAATATCAAAACGTTCTTGACCTAGGAGAAAAACTTAACATCCAGAACGGAGATGTAAAAGAAGAAAATGGAGTACTTCACGTAACAGGTACTGCAACAAATCAATATGAGAAAAACCAACTTTGGGATGCTATAAAAGCGGCTGGAGGAGAAAATCCAGGTGACATTGTAGCAGACATTAAAGTTGCAGACACATCTGTTTATGCACGTCATACAGTTGCGAGTGGAGACACACTAGGCAAGATTGCAAAGCATTATTATGGAGATGCAATGAAGTACAAAGAGATTTTTGAAGCAAATAAAGACATCCTTAAAAACCCAGATGTTATACATCCAGATCAGAATCTTGTGATTCCTAATCTAGGATAA
- a CDS encoding RNA methyltransferase, giving the protein MDQELLAYLQSFLTERRVQLFDKVLKERTNHFTVAVEDVYQLHNTSAVIRSCESFGVQELHVIEEVNVKRIDREIAMGAQKWVDVQRHSSAKQCIHSLKEQGYKIVATSPHKDAHRLEDFDVTQKSAIFFGRETEGLSEAVLDMADDFIYIPMVGFTESLNISVSAAITLQHIMTKLKQSNMGWQFTEQELFDKKLAWTRKMIKDVEGIEQRFLEARGE; this is encoded by the coding sequence ATGGATCAAGAGCTTCTAGCATATTTACAATCATTTCTTACAGAAAGACGTGTTCAATTATTTGATAAGGTGCTCAAAGAGCGCACAAATCATTTTACCGTTGCGGTAGAGGATGTATATCAATTACATAATACTAGTGCTGTAATACGCAGCTGTGAGTCATTTGGGGTGCAAGAGTTGCATGTGATTGAGGAGGTTAATGTAAAGAGGATAGATCGTGAGATTGCAATGGGGGCTCAAAAGTGGGTAGATGTACAACGTCACAGTAGTGCTAAGCAATGTATACATAGCTTAAAAGAGCAAGGTTATAAAATTGTTGCTACATCACCTCATAAAGATGCTCACCGTCTAGAAGATTTTGATGTTACCCAGAAGTCGGCAATTTTCTTTGGTCGCGAGACAGAGGGGCTTAGTGAGGCTGTACTTGATATGGCAGACGACTTTATTTATATTCCTATGGTGGGATTTACAGAAAGTCTCAATATCTCTGTCTCTGCAGCAATAACCCTGCAGCATATTATGACAAAACTTAAGCAATCAAACATGGGCTGGCAGTTTACAGAACAAGAGCTCTTTGATAAAAAACTAGCGTGGACGCGCAAGATGATTAAGGATGTGGAGGGGATTGAGCAGCGATTTCTTGAGGCAAGAGGGGAGTGA
- a CDS encoding DUF2490 domain-containing protein, whose translation MKKLLALLLLFSSLVSLQAQDRGEDDLGAWAMIFTNNRISEKLSIHAEAQYRTYEFGSNFNQLLLRTALNYHISDKAMASFGYGNITTDTNFLEFAGEENVNENRLYEQFVLKNSLGKFNFSHRYRLEQRFINRPAGENTTEHRARYFLRVTYPLNDNGF comes from the coding sequence ATGAAAAAGCTTTTAGCCTTATTACTATTATTCTCATCTCTTGTATCATTACAAGCCCAAGACCGTGGCGAAGATGATCTAGGCGCGTGGGCAATGATATTTACAAATAATAGAATATCAGAAAAGCTAAGCATACACGCAGAGGCACAATATAGAACGTATGAGTTTGGGAGTAACTTTAATCAGCTACTCCTGCGTACGGCTCTTAACTACCATATATCAGATAAGGCTATGGCTTCTTTTGGGTATGGTAACATCACCACAGACACAAACTTTCTTGAGTTTGCAGGTGAAGAGAATGTAAATGAAAATCGTCTGTATGAGCAGTTTGTTCTTAAAAATAGTCTTGGCAAGTTTAACTTTAGCCATAGATATCGACTAGAGCAACGTTTTATAAATAGACCTGCTGGTGAGAACACAACAGAGCATAGAGCACGTTACTTTTTACGAGTAACCTACCCTCTTAATGACAATGGTTTCTAA
- a CDS encoding VWA domain-containing protein produces MRKQQNRSGFVFKTYHAPQKPLFDQLLDIFQELITHTSGDFDEAMDWLKELDKEYKLTNDEYTLDDFVQELKDKGYIREEVKPDGNNGTAITEKTERAIRKRALDQIFGKLKKSSQGNHRSKLNGRGDEHTGDYREYRFGDGLERISMTESLRNAQINNGAEDFRLRESDLVVEETHFKAQMSTVLMIDISHSMILYGEDRITPAKKVAMALAQLITTRYPKDSLDIIVYGNDAWPIKIKDLPYLQVGPYHTNTVAGLNLAMDILRRKRNSNKQIFNITDGKPSCIKLKDGRYYKNPNGLDEYIVNKCYSMARQARKLHIPITTFMIANDPYLQQFVDNFTEANQGKAFYTGLQGLGEMIFQDYESNRKKRIK; encoded by the coding sequence ATGAGAAAACAACAAAATAGGAGCGGTTTTGTATTCAAAACCTATCACGCTCCGCAAAAACCCCTTTTTGATCAGCTGCTTGATATATTTCAAGAGCTCATCACCCACACCTCTGGTGATTTTGACGAGGCGATGGACTGGCTAAAAGAGCTTGATAAAGAATATAAACTCACAAATGATGAGTATACCTTAGACGACTTTGTACAAGAGCTTAAAGACAAAGGCTACATACGAGAAGAAGTTAAGCCAGACGGTAATAACGGCACGGCTATCACAGAAAAGACAGAGCGCGCCATACGTAAGAGAGCCCTAGATCAAATTTTTGGTAAGCTTAAAAAGAGCTCTCAGGGTAACCATAGGTCAAAACTTAACGGTAGAGGAGATGAGCATACTGGTGATTATCGCGAGTATCGTTTTGGTGATGGGCTAGAGCGTATCTCTATGACAGAAAGTTTGCGTAATGCCCAAATTAATAATGGTGCAGAAGATTTCCGCTTACGCGAAAGCGACCTCGTGGTAGAAGAAACCCACTTTAAGGCACAGATGAGTACCGTACTTATGATAGATATATCGCATAGTATGATACTCTATGGAGAAGATCGTATTACTCCAGCCAAAAAGGTAGCGATGGCACTTGCACAGCTTATCACAACGAGGTATCCAAAAGACTCTTTAGATATAATTGTATATGGGAACGATGCCTGGCCTATTAAAATTAAGGATTTACCGTATTTACAAGTGGGGCCTTATCACACTAACACAGTAGCAGGTCTTAATCTCGCTATGGATATCTTGAGACGTAAGCGTAACTCAAATAAACAGATCTTTAATATTACAGATGGTAAGCCATCTTGTATAAAGCTTAAAGACGGGCGCTACTATAAAAACCCAAATGGACTAGACGAGTATATTGTAAACAAGTGTTACAGTATGGCTAGACAAGCACGTAAGCTTCATATACCTATCACAACATTTATGATTGCAAATGATCCTTACCTGCAACAGTTTGTAGATAATTTTACTGAGGCAAACCAAGGAAAAGCGTTCTATACAGGACTGCAAGGTCTAGGGGAGATGATCTTTCAAGATTATGAAAGCAACAGAAAGAAAAGAATAAAATAA
- a CDS encoding fasciclin domain-containing protein: MKKILLMAATAGLLFASCAEGTKEKATETNEEVAQAVVELEEPVVEEPGTIVDIAVGNENFTTLVTAVKAAGLVETLASTGPFTVFAPTNDAFAKLPERTVGTLVKPENKAMLTDILTYHVVAGEYMAGDVVAAIKKNNGSFSTNTVMGEQITLMMDGENVVIKDAKGGTSVIIMTDVDASNGVIHAIDTVIMPKGK; this comes from the coding sequence ATGAAAAAGATTTTATTAATGGCAGCAACAGCAGGATTATTATTTGCTTCTTGCGCCGAAGGAACTAAAGAAAAAGCAACAGAAACAAATGAGGAAGTTGCACAAGCAGTAGTAGAACTAGAAGAGCCTGTGGTAGAAGAGCCAGGTACAATAGTAGATATCGCTGTGGGTAATGAAAATTTTACAACACTAGTAACAGCTGTAAAAGCAGCAGGACTTGTAGAAACTTTGGCTAGTACGGGACCATTTACTGTATTTGCACCTACAAATGATGCTTTTGCAAAACTACCAGAAAGAACTGTAGGTACTCTAGTAAAGCCAGAAAACAAAGCAATGTTAACAGATATCTTAACCTACCACGTAGTAGCTGGTGAGTATATGGCTGGAGACGTAGTTGCCGCTATTAAAAAGAACAATGGTTCTTTTAGTACAAACACAGTGATGGGAGAGCAAATTACTTTAATGATGGACGGAGAAAATGTTGTTATTAAAGATGCAAAAGGTGGGACATCTGTAATTATTATGACAGATGTAGATGCTTCAAACGGAGTGATACACGCTATAGACACCGTAATTATGCCTAAAGGGAAGTAA
- a CDS encoding Sir2 family NAD-dependent protein deacetylase codes for MSKQQIAVLSGAGISAESGLKTFRDANGLWEGHDVMEVATPEGWRNNQELVLRFYNDRRRQLLEVTPNDAHKDLVLLEKDYNVTIITQNVDDLHERAGSTNVMHLHGELLKVRSTKDKSNVKSWTTDLHKGDLCKKGSQLRPHIVWFGEEVPLLDKAAEVVSKADYIIIVGTSMQVYPAAGLIDFAKANAQIYFIDPKPAISQRDRLTIVPEIASTGIKKVVETLMNLT; via the coding sequence ATGTCTAAACAACAAATAGCTGTACTCTCTGGAGCAGGAATAAGTGCCGAAAGCGGACTCAAAACCTTTAGAGATGCAAATGGTCTCTGGGAAGGTCATGATGTGATGGAGGTCGCTACCCCAGAAGGATGGCGCAATAATCAAGAACTAGTATTGCGCTTCTATAACGATAGAAGAAGACAGCTTCTTGAAGTCACACCTAATGATGCGCATAAAGATCTTGTACTACTAGAGAAAGATTACAATGTGACAATTATCACTCAGAATGTAGACGACCTGCATGAACGCGCAGGCAGCACAAATGTGATGCACCTCCACGGAGAGCTGCTCAAAGTGCGTAGCACCAAGGATAAAAGCAATGTAAAATCATGGACAACCGATTTGCATAAGGGAGATTTGTGTAAAAAAGGCTCACAGTTGCGACCCCATATTGTTTGGTTTGGTGAAGAAGTACCTCTTCTAGACAAAGCAGCAGAAGTTGTCAGTAAAGCGGACTATATAATCATTGTAGGAACTTCTATGCAAGTATATCCTGCGGCTGGACTCATAGACTTTGCAAAAGCTAATGCTCAAATTTATTTCATAGACCCCAAACCCGCAATAAGTCAAAGAGATCGCCTTACAATCGTACCAGAAATAGCTTCAACAGGAATAAAGAAGGTTGTTGAAACCTTAATGAATCTAACTTAA
- a CDS encoding acyloxyacyl hydrolase: MTHKLLIATITLLTIIKVKAQDVQPYELEANYFYGSILRHNKDVSSLITGHPEGLILSYNRKTYGLKEWERLYNYPDWGFTFAYQDLKNESLGDTYNALAHYNFYFLNRKLMFRIGQGIGYTTNPFDLKTNVENNAYGSRLFSATLVMLNYKQAITPALSFQTGLTFLHGSNGNLRAPNTSTNTLAFNAGFIYKDQAVPELIPKGKKVSYREPIHYNLAISAGVNESDFIGLDREPFVIISAYADKRLSKKSTVLAGVEAFFSKFLDNEIEFLSVAFPNRGVTRDQDWKRAGVFIGHELHLNNTALITHAGYYLYYPYDFEGRFYQRVGLKRTFGKKYFGSVSVKTHGGKAEAIEFGLGIRL, from the coding sequence ATGACGCACAAACTACTTATCGCTACCATCACTTTACTTACCATAATAAAAGTAAAGGCTCAGGATGTACAACCTTACGAACTAGAAGCTAACTATTTTTACGGCAGTATATTAAGACATAATAAAGATGTCTCCTCCCTTATCACCGGGCATCCAGAAGGACTCATTCTCAGCTATAATAGAAAGACTTATGGACTGAAGGAGTGGGAAAGGCTGTATAATTATCCAGACTGGGGATTCACATTTGCATATCAAGACCTAAAAAACGAAAGTCTAGGAGATACCTATAATGCTCTGGCTCACTACAATTTCTATTTCTTGAATCGCAAGCTCATGTTTAGAATAGGCCAAGGAATTGGGTACACTACAAATCCTTTTGATTTGAAAACTAATGTAGAGAATAACGCATATGGCTCTCGTTTGTTTAGCGCAACACTCGTAATGCTTAATTACAAACAAGCTATCACCCCTGCACTTTCTTTTCAAACGGGACTTACTTTCTTGCACGGCTCTAACGGAAACTTACGAGCACCCAACACCAGTACAAATACCCTCGCTTTTAATGCAGGATTCATTTACAAAGATCAAGCTGTTCCAGAATTGATTCCTAAAGGAAAAAAAGTATCATACAGAGAGCCTATTCACTATAATCTAGCCATAAGCGCTGGAGTCAATGAAAGTGATTTTATAGGCTTAGATAGAGAGCCATTTGTAATAATCTCTGCGTATGCAGATAAGAGATTGAGCAAAAAAAGCACTGTTCTTGCTGGTGTAGAGGCTTTCTTTTCGAAGTTTCTCGATAATGAAATTGAATTCTTATCTGTGGCCTTTCCTAACCGTGGGGTCACCCGAGACCAAGACTGGAAACGCGCAGGAGTCTTTATTGGTCATGAGCTACACCTCAACAATACAGCATTAATAACACATGCGGGATATTACCTTTATTATCCATATGATTTTGAGGGAAGATTTTATCAACGCGTAGGACTTAAACGCACCTTTGGCAAAAAATACTTTGGTAGCGTGTCTGTAAAAACCCATGGAGGAAAGGCAGAAGCAATAGAATTTGGATTAGGCATAAGATTATGA
- a CDS encoding sigma 54-interacting transcriptional regulator, with protein sequence MNHTEIKTLGALKKASWTSRSIKEELREHLISKLQAGTPTFTGIHGYEHTVIPELERAILSKHNINLLGLRGQAKTRLARQMVNLLDEWMPVVAGSEINDDPLNPISRFATELIKEKGDDTPIDWVHRSERFAEKLATPDVTVADIVGDVDPIKAANLKLSYADDRVIHYGMIPRANRSIFVINELPDLQARIQVALFNILQEGDIQIRGFKLRLPLDMQFVFTANPEDYTNRGSIVTPLKDRIGSQILTHYPETVAIARTITDQEANLDERQKTKVHVPNLVKDLIEEIGFVARESEYIDEKSGISARMSITAFENLMSTAERRMLLSGDTTTTIRYSDLMGIIPAITGKVELVYEGEQEGADEVAKILIGDATRSLFDDYFPKIEKLVKDNQEDPYGDVLAWFFEQSGFELEDNLTDKEYKLMLDSITPLEELVNKYQPETVEEDRYFLKEFILFGLVEYKKLSKYKLTTGMRFNDLYGNYISGLG encoded by the coding sequence ATGAATCATACAGAAATAAAAACACTTGGAGCTCTTAAAAAAGCATCGTGGACATCTAGAAGTATAAAAGAAGAGTTGCGCGAGCACCTTATATCAAAATTACAAGCCGGTACACCTACATTTACAGGTATACACGGTTATGAGCATACGGTTATACCAGAACTAGAAAGAGCCATATTAAGTAAACATAATATCAATTTATTAGGGCTACGTGGTCAAGCAAAAACTAGACTTGCACGTCAAATGGTAAATCTCCTTGACGAATGGATGCCTGTAGTAGCAGGATCAGAAATTAATGATGATCCGCTTAATCCTATCTCGAGGTTTGCTACAGAGCTTATAAAGGAAAAAGGAGATGACACACCTATCGATTGGGTACATAGATCTGAGCGCTTTGCAGAGAAGCTCGCAACACCAGATGTAACTGTGGCAGATATAGTAGGTGACGTAGATCCTATAAAGGCAGCAAACCTTAAATTAAGCTATGCAGATGATCGTGTGATACACTACGGAATGATTCCTCGTGCAAACAGGTCAATTTTTGTAATCAACGAGTTGCCAGATTTACAAGCACGTATACAAGTGGCTTTGTTTAATATTCTACAAGAAGGTGATATTCAAATACGCGGCTTTAAATTGAGACTACCGCTTGATATGCAGTTTGTATTCACTGCAAATCCAGAGGATTATACAAATAGAGGTAGCATAGTTACACCGCTTAAAGACCGTATAGGCTCTCAAATACTCACTCACTATCCAGAAACAGTAGCTATCGCGCGTACTATAACAGATCAAGAAGCAAATCTTGACGAGCGCCAGAAAACTAAAGTACACGTACCTAATCTAGTAAAAGATCTTATAGAAGAGATAGGTTTTGTGGCTAGAGAGAGCGAGTATATAGATGAGAAGAGTGGTATAAGTGCACGTATGAGTATAACTGCATTTGAAAACTTAATGAGTACAGCAGAGCGTCGTATGCTATTATCTGGAGATACAACTACTACAATACGATATTCTGATCTTATGGGTATAATTCCTGCGATTACCGGAAAGGTAGAATTAGTATATGAAGGAGAACAAGAGGGAGCAGATGAGGTTGCAAAAATTCTTATAGGTGATGCAACGCGTTCACTTTTTGATGATTATTTCCCAAAGATCGAAAAGCTTGTAAAGGATAATCAAGAAGATCCTTATGGTGATGTCTTGGCTTGGTTCTTTGAGCAAAGTGGTTTTGAACTTGAAGATAATTTGACTGACAAAGAATACAAATTAATGCTAGACAGCATTACTCCTTTAGAAGAACTCGTAAATAAATATCAGCCCGAAACAGTAGAGGAGGACCGCTATTTCTTAAAAGAGTTTATCCTTTTTGGACTTGTAGAATATAAGAAACTGAGCAAATATAAACTCACCACAGGGATGCGTTTTAATGATCTTTATGGAAATTACATCTCAGGATTAGGATAA
- a CDS encoding peroxiredoxin-like family protein produces the protein MKLTESLKELADNSVKRHPGAAQDIMRKAIEDLKATNMLEHAVKTGDQFPDFELPNAQGETVSLSEQLQKGKVVLTFYRGGWCPYCNLELKAFQEVLPQIKEKGATLIAITPETPDNSLSTKEKNQLDFEVLTSENNELARSLNLVFKLPEALAELYGKFGIDLLESQGNDENELPIAATYIIEQSGKISYHFLAEDYKLRADPELVLAAL, from the coding sequence ATGAAACTTACTGAATCACTAAAAGAGCTAGCAGATAATAGCGTAAAACGTCACCCTGGCGCTGCTCAGGATATAATGAGAAAAGCCATTGAAGATCTCAAGGCTACAAATATGTTGGAGCATGCGGTAAAGACAGGAGATCAATTTCCAGACTTTGAGTTGCCAAATGCACAAGGTGAAACTGTTAGTCTGAGTGAGCAATTACAAAAAGGTAAGGTAGTGCTTACTTTTTATAGAGGTGGCTGGTGTCCTTACTGTAATTTAGAACTTAAAGCTTTTCAGGAAGTATTGCCGCAAATTAAAGAGAAAGGTGCAACGCTTATTGCAATCACACCAGAAACACCAGATAATTCTTTATCTACTAAGGAGAAAAATCAGCTAGATTTTGAAGTCCTTACCAGTGAAAATAACGAATTAGCAAGATCACTCAATTTGGTTTTTAAACTTCCAGAGGCGCTTGCAGAATTATATGGAAAATTTGGTATTGATCTTTTAGAGAGTCAAGGTAATGATGAAAATGAGCTTCCTATAGCGGCAACATATATTATTGAGCAAAGTGGAAAGATTTCTTATCACTTTCTTGCAGAAGATTATAAGCTTAGAGCAGACCCAGAATTAGTGTTAGCTGCATTGTAG